The genomic segment GTCGGTATACCCACGACTGGCGGGCTCCAGCGTGAGCGCGCGACCTTCGAGCCCTTGCAGGAAGAGCCGCAGCACCGGCGCGGCGTCTTCGAAGGAGACGCCCTCGTCGCGAGTGCGCCGGGCGTAGGTGCGCCAGTCGCGAAAAGCGTCGGTGCCGCGATACAAGCCTTCGCGGTCGTACGCGTCGACGGCGTCCACGATCCAGCGTTCGGCACTCTCCAGCCCGAGGCTCGGTACCGCTTCCGCGGCGGTCGCGCTGAACTGGAAAGCGAGCTCAGCGCTCGTGCGCGCGATCACCCCCGTCCAGTTCAGCACGAAGGCCTGCTCGGGCGCAGGCAGGCGCGCGATGGCCTCGGCCGCCTCGCGGGCGGTGCGCCTCGACGACAGCACCGCGTCGAGCGCCGCCGCGAGCTTCTGCTCGACGGCGTCTGCGGCTAACGGCGCAGGCGCCTCAGAAGAGGGAGGAAGCGAGCTCATCGATCGCGCGCAGCATGTCGGCGTCGTCGGTGAGCGTCTCGGCGATCGCGCCGTTGCACGCCGTGCGCGCCGCCACGCCGCGGCGCATGAGCTTCGCGGCGTGCACGAGCAGGCGCGTCGACGCGCCTTCGTCGAGTCCGCTGCCCTTGAGGTTGCGCGTCATGTGCGCCAGCCGCACGAGCTTGTCCGCGATCTCGGCGCCGACGCCGCTTTCGGTCGCGACGACCTTCGCTTCGAGTGAGGCATCGGGGTAGTCGAACTCGATCGTGACGAAGCGCTGCCGCGTGCTTTGCTTCAGCTCCTTCATCACGCTCTGGTAGCCGGGGTTGTACGAGAGCGCGAGCATGAACTCCGGCGGGGCCTGCAGGAGCTCGCCGCGCTTTTCCATCGCCAGCACGCGGCGCTCGTCCGCGAGCGGGTGGATGACGACGGTGGTGTCGCGGCGCGCTTCGACGACCTCGTCGAGGTAGCAGATCGCGCCGGCGCGCACCGCGCGGGTGAGCGGCCCGTCGATCCACACCGTTTCCTGATTGGTGATGAGGTAGCGGCCGACGAGGTCGGAAGCCGTGAGGTCGTCGTGGCACGAGACCGTCTGCAGCGGGCGTGCAAGCCGCCACGCCATGTGCTCCACGAAGCGGGTTTTGCCGCAGCCGGTCGGTCCTTTGAGCAGAACCGGCAGCCTGCACTCGTAAGCGGCCTCGAAGAGTGCGATTTCTTGGTGTACCGGTTCGTAGTAGGGCTCGTCGGCGATCACCCGCAGCTCGGACTCGAGCGTCCGCGGGCGTAGGGAAGCGATGCTGGTCAAAGCGAATCCTGGGTTCTGAAGAAGGGTTTGCCCTGACGCGGATCTCGAAAAAGTCCGCGATCCAGGCGAGATACTGGTCCAATTGTTTGATGCTAAGATGAATTATTTTGCCATTTATCAAGATAGAAAGTCTGAGCACTACGCATGCAAAGACGAGTGTGGTTGAGTCGGGCGCTGGTCGCGCTCGGACTCGCAGCCTATGCGGGGAGCGGTTGGAGTCAGCAGTCCTGGTGGAATAACTGGTTCAAGATGCCCGGAAGCACGGCGGTAACCTCGCCGGAGCCCGGTGTCGCCTGGCAGCCCCAAAGCCCTTTACCGCCTGTAACAGCACCGCCGGTCGCCCCTGCGCCCGAGCGCGGCGCCGCGCCGGTCACTCTGGCGGAGCTGACCGAGTTCGCGCTGCGCAACAATCCCCGCGCACGCCAGGCATGGGCGGCGGCGCGAGCCGCCGCGGCGGGCGTTGCGGTCGAGGAGGCCGATTTCCTGCCGCAGTTGAGCGGTCTCGTCGGCCTCAACCGCATACGCCCGGTGTCCGGGACCACCGGCGCCGTTTCGCCGTGGCAGACGCGCTACGGCCCCTCGGTCAATCTCACCTACGTTCTGTTCGATCTCGCGCGCGCCGATCAGGTTCGCGCCGCCGAATACCGGCTGCTCGCCGCTAACCTCCAGCAGAACCGCGTCCTGCAGGACGTGGTGTTCCAGGTGGAGCAGGCCTATTTCAGGCTGCGCGGTCTCGAGCTGCTGGTGCGCGTGAACGAGCTCAGCCTCAAGAACCTGCGCACCTCGCTCGACGCGGCGAATCGCCGCCGGGAATCGGGACTCGCCACCGTCGCCGACGTCTATCGCGCGGACACCCAGGTCGCGCAGGCCGACGTCACGCTGATCCGCAGCCGCGGCGAGTTCGAGAAAGCGCGCGGCCAGCTCGCCTCCGCGGTCGGGCTTGCTGTGAATCAGACGCTCACCCTCCCGCCGATGGGCGAGATTCCCGAGATCAAGGAGCTGATGAGCTCGGTCGACGAGCTCCTCGACCGCGCGCGTGCGAGCCGCCCCGACCTGGTTGCCGCCGAAGCCCAGGTGCGCGCCGCGCGCGCGAGTGCGGACGCTGCATCGAAAGCGAACCTGCCCACGCTCGAGCTCAACGGCGTCGCGGGCAAGACCGGCTTCCTCAACAGCGCGAGCCGCGACAACCCGATCGCCACCAACTACAACATCGGCCTCGCCCTGCGCATCCCGATCTTCACCGGCTTCCGCGACCGATCGCTGACCGCGCAGGCGCAGGCGCTCGCGGACCAGGCCGAGGCTTCGCGCGACGTGCTCTATCGCCAGACCGAGCTCGACGTGTGGCAGGCGTATTACGATGTGAAGACCGCGGCCGGCGGCATCAGCAGCACCGACGCGCAAGTGAAGTCGGCGGAGCAGACGGCGCAGGCGACGCTCGCGCGTTACCAGGCGGGTTTCGGCAGCATCCTCGATCTCATCACGGCCCAGCAGGACGAATCGAATGCGCGCGTGCAGCGCATTCAGTCGTATCTCGACTGGTACACGGCGGTCGCGAGGCTGCAGTTTTCGACGGGATTCGGCGAGGTACTCGCCGCGGCGAGCGGAAAAAAATGAAACGTTTGACGATGCTTCTGGTTTTTGCGGTGATCGGCGCCGTGGTAGCGGGGGGCTACTGGTACTGGAACCAGCAGGCGAGCGGCGCGACCGCGACCGATACCGGGGGAGGCAAAGCCAAGAAGGGCAAGGGAAAAGGGAAGGGGGGCGGCGGCCCGCTGACGGTGCGCGCCGTGCAGGCGGTGGTGAAGCCGATGCCGGTGCTCATCGAAGCGGTGGGTACGGTGGAAGCGGAGCACAGCGTGCAGGTCCGCGCGCAGGTGAGCGGTGTGCTCGAGCGCGTCATGTTCAAGGAAGGCGACCGGGTCAAGCAGGGCCAGCTCCTGTTCCAGATCGACCCGCGGACTTTCCAGGCGCAGTACAACCAGGCGCTCGCGGCGCTCGCGCGCGACAAGGCGCAGCTCGAGAATGCGAAGGCGCAGCAGGAGCGCCTCGCGCCGCTGCTCAAGCGCGAGTTCATCACGCGCCAGGAATACGACGTGGCGGTGACTTCGGCCAAGTCGTTGGAAGCCACGGTGGCCGCGGACCAGGCCGCAGCGGAGCAGGCGCGCATCCAGCTGGGCTACTCGCGGATCGCGGCGCCGATCTCGGGTCGAACCGGCACGCTCGCGGTCAAGTCCGGCAACCTCGTGCAGGCCGCCGGCACCGGCGCGCCGCTCGTCACGATCAACAGCATGGATCCGATACTCGTCGGCTTCAGCATCCCCGAGCGGCAACTGGACGAGATCCGGCGCTATAGCTCCGACCGCAACATGCGCATCGACATCCTGCCCGACCGTACCGGGCCGGCGGTCGCCGAGGGCAAGCTCGTGTTCATCGACAATACCGTGACGCCGCAGAGCGGCACGGTGCTGCTGAAAACCCGCGTATCGAATGCGAACGAGGTGATCTGGCCGGGACAGTTCGTGAACGTTCGTGTGGTCCTCACGATCGAACCCGAATCGGTGGTCGTGCCGGAGGCCGCGGTTCAGCCCGGGCAGGACGGGAGCTTCGTCTATCTCATCGACGATCAGAGCAAGGTTCGCGTCCAGCCGGTGAAGGTCGCGCGACAGATCGGGCAGGAGATCGTCATCGCCCAGGGGATCAAGGGCGGCGACCAGGTGATCACCGAGATTCCGCAGGCGCTGCAGCCCGGAGCCACGGTGCGCCTGCGCGAGCAGGCCGATGACGCCTCCGGTCAGGGCAAGGGCAAGGGAAAAGGCAAGGGCAAGGGTAAATCCAAGGA from the Burkholderiales bacterium genome contains:
- a CDS encoding CbbQ/NirQ/NorQ/GpvN family protein; the protein is MASLRPRTLESELRVIADEPYYEPVHQEIALFEAAYECRLPVLLKGPTGCGKTRFVEHMAWRLARPLQTVSCHDDLTASDLVGRYLITNQETVWIDGPLTRAVRAGAICYLDEVVEARRDTTVVIHPLADERRVLAMEKRGELLQAPPEFMLALSYNPGYQSVMKELKQSTRQRFVTIEFDYPDASLEAKVVATESGVGAEIADKLVRLAHMTRNLKGSGLDEGASTRLLVHAAKLMRRGVAARTACNGAIAETLTDDADMLRAIDELASSLF
- a CDS encoding efflux RND transporter periplasmic adaptor subunit, which gives rise to MLLVFAVIGAVVAGGYWYWNQQASGATATDTGGGKAKKGKGKGKGGGGPLTVRAVQAVVKPMPVLIEAVGTVEAEHSVQVRAQVSGVLERVMFKEGDRVKQGQLLFQIDPRTFQAQYNQALAALARDKAQLENAKAQQERLAPLLKREFITRQEYDVAVTSAKSLEATVAADQAAAEQARIQLGYSRIAAPISGRTGTLAVKSGNLVQAAGTGAPLVTINSMDPILVGFSIPERQLDEIRRYSSDRNMRIDILPDRTGPAVAEGKLVFIDNTVTPQSGTVLLKTRVSNANEVIWPGQFVNVRVVLTIEPESVVVPEAAVQPGQDGSFVYLIDDQSKVRVQPVKVARQIGQEIVIAQGIKGGDQVITEIPQALQPGATVRLREQADDASGQGKGKGKGKGKGKSKDAAQ
- a CDS encoding TolC family protein — protein: MQRRVWLSRALVALGLAAYAGSGWSQQSWWNNWFKMPGSTAVTSPEPGVAWQPQSPLPPVTAPPVAPAPERGAAPVTLAELTEFALRNNPRARQAWAAARAAAAGVAVEEADFLPQLSGLVGLNRIRPVSGTTGAVSPWQTRYGPSVNLTYVLFDLARADQVRAAEYRLLAANLQQNRVLQDVVFQVEQAYFRLRGLELLVRVNELSLKNLRTSLDAANRRRESGLATVADVYRADTQVAQADVTLIRSRGEFEKARGQLASAVGLAVNQTLTLPPMGEIPEIKELMSSVDELLDRARASRPDLVAAEAQVRAARASADAASKANLPTLELNGVAGKTGFLNSASRDNPIATNYNIGLALRIPIFTGFRDRSLTAQAQALADQAEASRDVLYRQTELDVWQAYYDVKTAAGGISSTDAQVKSAEQTAQATLARYQAGFGSILDLITAQQDESNARVQRIQSYLDWYTAVARLQFSTGFGEVLAAASGKK